TTCACTGTCCTCATGCAATTACCGATGCCCTCCGCCACGTCACTTTAACAcatcaccttttttttttatattttatataattaatataaaagaaattattttgacGTATGTACCTGTTTCTGTGTGtgtactttttgttcttcttcttcttcttcacttcaCTGGTAGTTTCCATTTCCACCGCCAAAACCTTGACTTGACGGCGCTGAATTCCTCTCATTTCCCTCCAAAACAATCCCCTCCGCCCCTTGTTTCTGTGAAtaaccgccgccgccgccgccactcATGCTTCTTACAATCTGTCCAACGCCTAGGAAGTCTCTTGTTAACCTATCTGTCCCTCCCATCCTCACTCCTCTTACATCCTGTTGTAACTTTGGATCCTCCAACGTTTCCATGTTGGTTCTACTACTACTGCACTCCAATCCACCGAACGAGTTCATCCCGCTCCCGAACATCCCACTTCCCGAGCTCCCGCTTCCAAATGAATTCATCATATCCTGAAGATTGCTCTCATGTTCCCCGAATGTTACTCCTCCGTAACTCAATGGGAAAAGCGTTCTGTCTGACGCTTTCCCCCCTGAGTTCGAGGAGCTTCCAAACGACCTTAGCAACGTCGATGTCGTGTTGGTACTTGACGTCGTTGAACCCAATTGAGCTGCCTTCTGAAGAAGCGCTGTCGCCGACATATGTGGGAACGAACCACCGATACCACTACCGCCTCCACCACCGACAGCCGAGGCATTGCTGTAGAGAGATGGGAGTGCAGCTGAATTCATCTGATCGCCGATTACGGCGAAAATGTTAGAGGCAGCAGCTTGATTGTTGGCATTGTTTGTGGCACTGAATTGATTCAAATTGGTAGTAATAGTGTTGGTGTCATTGTTATTGCTCAAATTGGTAGTACCCTCGCTAGTAGAATTTGGTATGAACCCCAAATTGAAGACATTGGAAGCACAATTATTGGTATGGGATTGGATATCAGGGAATTGCATCACCCCATGAAACCCCTTGTTTCCAAAGAACCCTTGTTGGGATTGGTTTGGCTGATCCTCATGGAAGCTACTCTGATTATTCTGCTCCGTCAAGAAGAACGGCGGTGACGCCGACATGGGCCGAAAGGACGACCCCATGGATGAAGGAAGGAGATGAGTAAAATGTCCAGGAGCAGATTGATTAATGATATTGGGATTCTCTTGAGCTCCATATAAATGCCTTCCAATACTTGGAGGATGCCTAGAACTTTCTTGAGCCAATGCATCACAAAAAGCTCGATGAGTAATAAAACTATCCCGTCTgcaaaaacaacaacaacgacgacgacaacaacaacaaccgtGGGTCCATCATTCACGGATTGAAAATCAATAAagcgaagaagacgaagaagaggAGACCTGGAGAAGAGAGTGCCACAATCGCAACGATACTCGCGAGTACCGCACGTTTTGGAGTGAGCTTTCCAGTCGGACTGAACGGCGTAACGCTTAGAGCACTTATCAcacttccatttcttctcgCCATGTTTTCTAGAGTAGTGTTTTTTGATGCCGGTTAAGTCACCAAGGGCCCTAGAAGGGTGGTGGTGGACACATGTGGGTTCAGGACATAAGTAAACCTTGCGCTTAGGGTCTTTAGTGGACTTCTGCTTTAGCTTCCAAGGCAAGTTGTGACCACGTCTATGAAGCTGAAGGTTTTGCTCTCTTTGAAACCCTTTGTTACAAACTTCACAAATGAATCTGTTTGTAGCCATTAGGGTCTTGGGACTCAAGGCTATGACCTCCGCATCTGGGTCTGAAccaaacaacaacaaatccaaatccaaatccaaatcaaattcaaattgaaaagaagaaacaaaatttagggttttgtttgttgggggggattgaaaaagaaaaaagaattacaaTACTTGCTTGGAGTTCCTggttggtttctttttttcttagtgGAAGAACTAGAGGGAGGCCTCATCTGGGGAGATGCTTCTTCTCCAACGCCATAAACTGGaagtgaggaagaagaagatgcagCCATGTTGCTCTCAAACTCTGCAACTTTTGGtcacaacaacaacaacaacaagaagaagaagaaggatacAGGAATCAACACCATCTCTCAAACCCATTAGATGCCTTTTAGTTTTACACacacactctctctctctggattttttatttattttttaatggaaattagaattaaaattgaagagaaaaaaaaaaaatatatatatatatatatggttttaattttatttgatttggtgTGGTGCAGATACAGAAGCACATATACAAAATAGAGacggaaaaaaagaaaaataaatggaaattaattgaagagagagaaagatggagagagaaagggggTCGGTGGACCCAATCCATACCCACAAAACGACGCCGTATGGTGCGTGAGGGCAGCATGAAATGAacctattttctttctctctctcttatatTTCGTATCTTGTTACTCACTTCCAGACAACCTTTCTTCATCACCTGCCTTACTGGGCCTTATTGCCCTACACggaaattataatatatattattcttttttattttatttaataattattttttttaaggatttgAGAGggtaaaaatggaaaacataACGAAAAGGCTGAATTTCatctattatttttactttactgcttatttctttatttatttatttatttattgatgttTAATTACCCGCGCACCGTTTATATGCCGGTCACATCACTGCCCTGCTCCAAGGGTGTTTTCGTCATTTCACTCAAGTGGTCGAATCAAATTTCTAAACCTAACCACTCCTAcacatttccatttttaaaaatatatatatatatatatatatatatttctccaTTATTATATCACGGGAgcg
This genomic window from Cucurbita pepo subsp. pepo cultivar mu-cu-16 chromosome LG01, ASM280686v2, whole genome shotgun sequence contains:
- the LOC111804386 gene encoding protein indeterminate-domain 5, chloroplastic-like isoform X1, whose protein sequence is MAASSSSSLPVYGVGEEASPQMRPPSSSSTKKKRNQPGTPSKYYPDAEVIALSPKTLMATNRFICEVCNKGFQREQNLQLHRRGHNLPWKLKQKSTKDPKRKVYLCPEPTCVHHHPSRALGDLTGIKKHYSRKHGEKKWKCDKCSKRYAVQSDWKAHSKTCGTREYRCDCGTLFSRRDSFITHRAFCDALAQESSRHPPSIGRHLYGAQENPNIINQSAPGHFTHLLPSSMGSSFRPMSASPPFFLTEQNNQSSFHEDQPNQSQQGFFGNKGFHGVMQFPDIQSHTNNCASNVFNLGFIPNSTSEGTTNLSNNNDTNTITTNLNQFSATNNANNQAAASNIFAVIGDQMNSAALPSLYSNASAVGGGGGSGIGGSFPHMSATALLQKAAQLGSTTSSTNTTSTLLRSFGSSSNSGGKASDRTLFPLSYGGVTFGEHESNLQDMMNSFGSGSSGSGMFGSGMNSFGGLECSSSRTNMETLEDPKLQQDVRGVRMGGTDRLTRDFLGVGQIVRSMSGGGGGGYSQKQGAEGIVLEGNERNSAPSSQGFGGGNGNYQ
- the LOC111804386 gene encoding protein indeterminate-domain 5, chloroplastic-like isoform X3, with translation MATNRFICEVCNKGFQREQNLQLHRRGHNLPWKLKQKSTKDPKRKVYLCPEPTCVHHHPSRALGDLTGIKKHYSRKHGEKKWKCDKCSKRYAVQSDWKAHSKTCGTREYRCDCGTLFSRRDSFITHRAFCDALAQESSRHPPSIGRHLYGAQENPNIINQSAPGHFTHLLPSSMGSSFRPMSASPPFFLTEQNNQSSFHEDQPNQSQQGFFGNKGFHGVMQFPDIQSHTNNCASNVFNLGFIPNSTSEGTTNLSNNNDTNTITTNLNQFSATNNANNQAAASNIFAVIGDQMNSAALPSLYSNASAVGGGGGSGIGGSFPHMSATALLQKAAQLGSTTSSTNTTSTLLRSFGSSSNSGGKASDRTLFPLSYGGVTFGEHESNLQDMMNSFGSGSSGSGMFGSGMNSFGGLECSSSRTNMETLEDPKLQQDVRGVRMGGTDRLTRDFLGVGQIVRSMSGGGGGGYSQKQGAEGIVLEGNERNSAPSSQGFGGGNGNYQ
- the LOC111804386 gene encoding protein indeterminate-domain 5, chloroplastic-like isoform X2; translated protein: MAASSSSSLPVYGVGEEASPQMRPPSSSSTKKKRNQPGTPNPDAEVIALSPKTLMATNRFICEVCNKGFQREQNLQLHRRGHNLPWKLKQKSTKDPKRKVYLCPEPTCVHHHPSRALGDLTGIKKHYSRKHGEKKWKCDKCSKRYAVQSDWKAHSKTCGTREYRCDCGTLFSRRDSFITHRAFCDALAQESSRHPPSIGRHLYGAQENPNIINQSAPGHFTHLLPSSMGSSFRPMSASPPFFLTEQNNQSSFHEDQPNQSQQGFFGNKGFHGVMQFPDIQSHTNNCASNVFNLGFIPNSTSEGTTNLSNNNDTNTITTNLNQFSATNNANNQAAASNIFAVIGDQMNSAALPSLYSNASAVGGGGGSGIGGSFPHMSATALLQKAAQLGSTTSSTNTTSTLLRSFGSSSNSGGKASDRTLFPLSYGGVTFGEHESNLQDMMNSFGSGSSGSGMFGSGMNSFGGLECSSSRTNMETLEDPKLQQDVRGVRMGGTDRLTRDFLGVGQIVRSMSGGGGGGYSQKQGAEGIVLEGNERNSAPSSQGFGGGNGNYQ